One Mugil cephalus isolate CIBA_MC_2020 chromosome 12, CIBA_Mcephalus_1.1, whole genome shotgun sequence DNA segment encodes these proteins:
- the cnga4 gene encoding cyclic nucleotide-gated cation channel alpha-4, with translation MEKPGDADIRSNQWQRLLRWHRGQKTTEEEKDVTDGEKRKSFQHLKLKFNWKEWAIDPAERFYYVWLQVMIFPIVYNSVIIILRTCFTTIALSYLPVWLTLDYLSDLMYIIDMIITLHTGYLEQGILITDLTRLKDRYLHSKRFLWDLASLLPTDFLYFALGIETPLVRINRLLRMPRLNEALDRMETRTSYPNTFRISKLMIYIFVLIHWNACLYFALSSYIGFGSDNWVYPNISHPQFASMRRQYIYCFWFSAQIFTTVGDTPLPNREEEYLFMIADLLIAVLVFASIVGNVGNVITSLRDRDNVFFPNHELVKAYLRSHHISKELRQRIDNWYQHLHINKKIMRENEILEQLPVHMRTEIAVSVHLSTLSKVTIFQSCEKSLLAELVLKLTPQVFSPGEYVCRKGDVGHEMYIIREGKLAVVADDGVTEFAVLSDGTFFGEISILNIKGNKSGNRRTANIRSIGYSDLFSLSKEDLTDVLSEFPAAKRHLEEKGRQILTKMGMLEESGEAEEKEAEKVETKIKRLEGDLETLQTKLARLMVELESSNCKMQARVEQLELEVAALEDQLPEDDGEGEGERAGGRGEGVGGEVGWEREEAEGEEEDGSCTKAKKQGHEEDGNDVTKEGDGESTKSTKGDIERMVEGDKSGLKDPDNREKKIEEDGEKIREKGDDRPGKGDGAEIESENGKEEKSEEGREKSEKDSDKNGMGEKDKSQKK, from the exons ATGGAAAAACCAGGTGATGCTGACATCAGAAGTAACCAATGGCAGAGGCTGCTCAGGTGGCATCGGGGCCAGAAAACGACCGAGGAAGAAAAAGATgtgacagatggagagaagCGTAAATCCTTCCAGCACCTGAAGCTGAAGTTTAA CTGGAAGGAGTGGGCCATTGATCCAGCAGAACGGTTTTATTATGTGTGGCTGCAGGTCATGATATTTCCAATAGTTTACAACTCAGTGATCATCATTCTGAG gACATGCTTCACTACAATTGCACTGAGCTACCTCCCTGTGTGGCTTACACTGGACTACCTGTCAGACCTCATGTATATCATTGATATGATCATCACTCTTCACACTG GTTACCTGGAACAGGGCATCCTTATCACAGACCTGACTCGGTTGAAAGACCGCTACCTGCACTCCAAGCGTTTCCTGTGGGACCTGGCTTCCCTGCTGCCCACCGACTTCCTCTACTTCGCCTTAGGCATCGAAACCCCCCTGGTGAGGATAAATCGCCTCCTGCGTATGCCGCGACTCAACGAGGCCCTGGATCGCATGGAGACGAGAACCTCCTACCCCAACACCTTCCGCATCTCCAAGCTCATGATCTACATCTTCGTGCTGATCCACTGGAACGCCTGCCTCTACTTTGCCCTCTCCAGCTACATCGGCTTTGGGAGTGATAATTGGGTTTACCCCAACATCTCTCACCCGCAGTTTGCCTCCATGCGGCGTCAGTACATTTACTGCTTCTGGTTCTCTGCCCAGATCTTCACGACAGTGGGAGACACCCCACTGCCAAACAGGGAAGAAGAGTACTTGTTCATGATTGCAGACCTGCTCATTGCCGTGCTGGTGTTTGCATCAATTGTTGGCAATGTTGGTAACGTCATCACAAGCCTACGTGACCGTGATAATGTTTTCTTCCCTAACCATGAACTG GTAAAGGCATACCTGCGTAGCCACCACATCAGCAAAGAGCTTCGACAGCGCATCGACAACTGGTACCAGCATCTTCACATCAACAAGAAGATCATGCGAGAGAACGAAATCCTAGAGCAGCTGCCTGTGCACATGAGGACGGAGATTGCTGTCAGCGTTCACCTCTCCACGCTGTCCAAAGTCACCATCTTCCAGAGCTGTGAGAAAAGTCTGCTGGCTGAGCTGGTTCTTAAACTTACACCTCAG GTGTTCAGTCCGGGTGAGTACGTCTGCAGGAAAGGAGACGTGGGTCATGAAATGTACATCATCAGAGAGGGAAAACTGGCAGTGGTGGCAGATGATGGGGTCACAGAATTTGCCGTCCTGAGTGATGGGACTTTCTTTGGGGAAATTAGTATCCTGAACATCAAAG GTAACAAGTCTGGAAATCGTCGCACTGCAAACATCCGAAGCATTGGCTACTCTGACCTGTTCAGCTTGTCCAAAGAAGACCTGACAGATGTGCTCTCCGAGTTCCCTGCAGCCAAACGTCACCTGGAGGAGAAGGGCCGACAGATCCTCACTAAAATGGGGATGCTGGAGGAGAGcggggaggcggaggagaaggaggcagagaaagtTGAAACCAAGATAAAAAGGCTGGAGGGGGACCTGGAGACCCTGCAAACAAAGCTGGCTCGGCTCATGGTGGAATTGGAGTCGAGCAACTGCAAGATGCAGGCCAGGGTGGaacagctggagctggaggtggcAGCGCTGGAGGATCAGCTGCCAGAAGACGAcggggaaggagaaggagaaagagcaggGGGAAGAGGGGAAGGTGTGGGAGGGGAGGTTGGGTGGGAGCGggaagaggcagagggagaagaagaggacggTTCgtgcacaaaagcaaaaaaacaggGACACGAAGAAGACGGTAATGATGTGACCAAAGAGGGAGATGGTGAGAGCACTAAAAGCACAAAGGGGGATATTGAAAGGATGGTGGAGGGAGATAAATCTGGGCTGAAGGACCCGGATAATCgggaaaagaaaatagaagaggatggagagaaaatCAGAGAGAAGGGAGACGACAGGCCGGGGAAAGGAGACGGAGCTGAGATTGAATCTGAAAatgggaaagaagagaaaagtgaagaggggagagaaaagtCTGAGAAAGACTCAGATAAAAATGGGATGGGAGAGaaagataaaagtcagaaaaaatga